TTAATGACTCAGATGGTTTTTATTTTTCTTCTCAGAATTGAGACATTTTTGCCGATCAAAACTGTGTTCAGGCTTTCTAAATCTCGGGGTCCATATGACAGATTCATCAAGAGTTGAAAATAGAGCTCATCAGCGCTTCACTAGCAAAGCAATCGTTCAGATTATTGCCGATGAAGACACGTCTGCTGTCATGGGAACTATAAATAATATTTCTGCGGGTGGGGTCAGTTTGAACTTAGAGGTCGATAATATTAAGCGTGGTTATAAAGTGGGTTGTACTGTTACTTTTGAAATGCCTGTAAGAATGTTTGGTATCGACTCTGAAGATAAATTAACACTAAAAGCAGAAATCAAGAGAGCGACCAATTTAGGAAAAACAATTTCCTGCCAATTCCAAAATTTGAAAGATTCTGAAATTGCGGTGTTGAATAAAGGTCTTCGTATCCTTGAAGTTGTGAATAAAATCTCCACTAAAAAAACGCAGCAGAATTGATCTTAAGATTTGGTATTTACCCGCAGTGTAATATATAAGAAAATAATTTTCATTGGAATATTAAAAAATACAATTATAGTTTTCTTGATTTTAAAAGATATTTGCAAGGCTGTCTGTTGTTTTTAAGTTTGCCTTTTTGGCAGCAACAATTCTTGGGGGAATCCTCTCGCCATGCATTGATGATCTTTGCCTTTCCGTCATTTCTAAAATTTAAAACAATTTCAAGATCCTCACTTTGGTGAGGATAAAATGCATCTTTGTCTAATGAATAAATAATATAACTGTTCGAAATTTCTACTTTATAATTCTTTACCTGAAACGAACGTAAAGCCCTGACTTCTAAAGTCGGGGATATAAGTGAGCTGAAAAGACCGCAGCACCAAACGGTGCAAGGTTTAATTGAAAGCCTGACGAGGCATGCAAAAAGACGATAGGAATTTTTGCTTGTCGAAAGTAGGCTTTAGCCGTCCTATTAATCAGACGTAATTATAATTATTAATTTTTGATATAGAAAATTTGATATTTAAATAAATCGGTAGTACCCTAAATTAATAGGGGAGATTCATGACGTTTGAGTTAGATTCTAATAATCATTCTGTATTTAGTTTAAACTATCATTTGATTTTGGTTATTAAATATAGAAAAAAAGTTTTAACAAATCAAAAAATGTTATTGCGACTAAGAGAAATTGCAGAATATATTGGGATAAGCCACAATGTAAAAATTATGGAAATGAATGGGGAACCTGATCACATTCATTTTTTGCTTAGAACTAAACCAAACTGTGAACTTTCTAAATATATAAATGCGATGAAA
The sequence above is drawn from the Fluviispira vulneris genome and encodes:
- the tnpA gene encoding IS200/IS605 family transposase, which encodes MTFELDSNNHSVFSLNYHLILVIKYRKKVLTNQKMLLRLREIAEYIGISHNVKIMEMNGEPDHIHFLLRTKPNCELSKYINAMKSATSRLLKKEFPEIKKKLWEESFWTTSYCLISVGGAPINVLKRYIENQGGVEH
- a CDS encoding PilZ domain-containing protein encodes the protein MTDSSRVENRAHQRFTSKAIVQIIADEDTSAVMGTINNISAGGVSLNLEVDNIKRGYKVGCTVTFEMPVRMFGIDSEDKLTLKAEIKRATNLGKTISCQFQNLKDSEIAVLNKGLRILEVVNKISTKKTQQN